DNA sequence from the Pempheris klunzingeri isolate RE-2024b chromosome 9, fPemKlu1.hap1, whole genome shotgun sequence genome:
GATGTAGATGACGTACTTCTTCCTGTAGACCTGCACCACTTTGCCAATCTGCTGGCCTTTGTAGTGTCCACGGACAACCTGTTTGTAAGCAGCACAGCCAAGTCAAGCAAATGCAGCTTACTCTTTTTAAAAGCCAATTATGACGCACTGTCAGCGGCCCAAATACCTGAACTTCGTCATCTTTGCGGATGGGCATGGACCTCACGTTGTACTTCTGGCGGAGCTCCTTTGACAGAGGGGAAGACATGATCTTCCTCCTGATGTGTGAGGGGGCATTGAAATGCCTCTTGCGGTTCTTACGGCGGGAGGAGGTTACAAATGGATTCAGCTTCATGATGCTGCAAACAAGACATACATATTATCAATTaactaaaactacatttt
Encoded proteins:
- the rpl26 gene encoding 60S ribosomal protein L26, which translates into the protein MKLNPFVTSSRRKNRKRHFNAPSHIRRKIMSSPLSKELRQKYNVRSMPIRKDDEVQVVRGHYKGQQIGKVVQVYRKKYVIYIERVQREKANGTTVHVGIHPSKVVITRLKLDKDRKKILERKAKSRADGKEKGKYKEETIEKMQE